The proteins below come from a single Salinilacihabitans rarus genomic window:
- a CDS encoding MBL fold metallo-hydrolase: MHRIALGNTVFEGNNDAYLFVGESTVLLDTGVAVGEAREDLAAGLADRGVTFADVDAVVLTHYHADHSGLAGEIQAESGAPVYAHAADAPLIAGDADAWADLEATQRRLFEEWGMPEDAREELLTFFEAGEGIYGDPVDVTPVADGETLSFGDLELEVLHAPGHTAGLCCFVPTDGNEVFTGDALLPKYTPNVGGADVRVDRPLERYVRTLETLADRGFDRAWPGHRDPIDDPSARAREIVAHHEERAYRVLSALAEGGPADAWTVSARLFGDLENIHILHGPGEAHAHLEHLVRTGDVERDGDGYRIADGIAERLAVLDGERWPL; encoded by the coding sequence ATGCACCGGATCGCGCTCGGCAACACCGTCTTCGAAGGGAACAACGACGCGTACCTCTTCGTCGGCGAGTCGACCGTCCTGCTCGACACCGGCGTCGCCGTCGGGGAGGCCCGCGAGGACCTCGCGGCCGGCCTCGCCGACCGCGGCGTCACGTTCGCGGACGTGGACGCGGTGGTCCTCACCCACTACCACGCCGACCACTCGGGGCTCGCGGGCGAGATTCAGGCCGAAAGCGGCGCGCCCGTCTACGCCCACGCGGCCGACGCGCCGCTGATCGCCGGCGACGCGGACGCGTGGGCGGACCTCGAAGCGACCCAGCGGCGCCTGTTCGAGGAGTGGGGAATGCCCGAAGACGCCCGCGAGGAACTGCTCACCTTCTTCGAGGCCGGCGAGGGAATCTACGGCGACCCCGTCGACGTCACGCCCGTCGCGGACGGCGAGACGCTCTCGTTTGGCGACCTCGAACTGGAGGTGCTCCACGCCCCCGGTCACACCGCGGGGCTCTGCTGTTTCGTCCCGACCGACGGAAACGAGGTCTTCACCGGCGACGCCCTCCTGCCGAAGTACACGCCGAACGTCGGCGGCGCGGACGTCAGGGTCGACCGGCCGCTCGAACGCTACGTCCGGACGCTGGAGACGCTCGCCGACCGCGGGTTCGACCGCGCGTGGCCGGGCCACCGCGATCCGATCGACGACCCGTCGGCCCGCGCCCGGGAGATCGTCGCCCACCACGAGGAGCGCGCCTACCGCGTCCTCTCGGCGCTCGCGGAGGGCGGCCCGGCCGACGCGTGGACCGTCAGCGCGCGGCTGTTCGGCGACCTCGAGAACATCCACATCCTCCACGGCCCGGGCGAGGCACACGCCCACCTCGAACACCTCGTCCGGACCGGCGACGTCGAACGCGACGGTGACGGGTACCGGATCGCGGACGGGATCGCGGAGCGACTCGCGGTGCTCGACGGGGAGCGCTGGCCGCTGTAA
- a CDS encoding GIY-YIG nuclease family protein, producing MTDHVVYVLECADGTLYTGYTTDLERRVAEHEAGDGAKYTRGRAPVEVVHSERYASKSAALSREHEIKSLSRAEKETLVGLD from the coding sequence ATGACCGACCACGTCGTCTACGTGCTCGAGTGCGCCGACGGCACCCTCTACACCGGCTACACCACCGACCTCGAGCGCCGTGTCGCCGAACACGAGGCCGGCGACGGCGCGAAGTACACCCGCGGGCGCGCCCCCGTCGAGGTCGTCCACAGCGAGCGCTACGCCTCGAAGTCGGCGGCGCTGTCGCGCGAACACGAGATCAAGTCGCTCTCGCGCGCGGAGAAGGAGACGCTGGTCGGCCTCGACTAG
- a CDS encoding NADPH-dependent FMN reductase, translated as MDPTPSVVAVSGSLRDGSYTRTALRYVLDAAEDAGAETRLLDLREYDLPVYDPDVGERGDAAELTRTVREADAVALGSPVYHGSYSGALKNFHDYCGFDEYEDTTVGLLATAGGGSYGSTLDHLRITVRGVHGWVLPHQVGIRNASERFEADPDAVDGRAFVDPDLEERVGKLGRMLVEYASIDPDVTTPRTAAVDD; from the coding sequence ATGGACCCGACGCCCTCCGTCGTCGCCGTCTCCGGCAGTCTTCGCGACGGAAGTTACACCCGGACCGCGTTGCGATACGTCCTCGACGCCGCCGAGGACGCCGGCGCCGAGACCCGGCTGCTCGACCTCCGCGAGTACGACCTCCCCGTCTACGACCCCGACGTCGGCGAGCGGGGCGACGCCGCGGAGCTGACGCGGACCGTCCGCGAGGCCGACGCCGTCGCCCTCGGCTCGCCGGTCTATCACGGCTCCTACTCGGGCGCGCTGAAGAACTTCCACGACTACTGCGGGTTCGACGAGTACGAGGACACCACCGTCGGCCTGCTCGCGACCGCCGGCGGGGGCTCTTACGGAAGCACGCTCGACCACCTCCGGATCACGGTCCGCGGCGTCCACGGCTGGGTGCTGCCCCACCAGGTCGGCATCCGAAACGCCTCCGAGCGGTTCGAGGCCGACCCCGACGCGGTCGACGGCCGCGCGTTCGTCGACCCGGACCTCGAAGAGCGCGTCGGGAAACTCGGTCGGATGCTCGTCGAGTACGCCTCCATCGACCCCGACGTGACCACGCCGCGGACGGCCGCGGTCGACGACTAG
- the larB gene encoding nickel pincer cofactor biosynthesis protein LarB: MRELLEAVAAGELSPARAEAELRGYVTDEAGRFDAARTARRGIPEAIFAPGKTPEQVARLALAAVETTDRALVTRVTDAQAGAVEAAVSDEFPDASFDRRGVTLLAAAPGYEPPDLDATVGIVTAGTVDGPVAEEAQVVCEDAGAAVDRIDDVGVAALDRLLDQVDRLREADVLIVAAGREGALPTVVAGLVDTPVVGLPVSSGYGHGGDGEAALLGMLQSCTVLSVVNVDAGFVAGAQAALIARAVDGAGE, encoded by the coding sequence ATGCGCGAACTCCTCGAGGCCGTCGCCGCGGGCGAACTCTCCCCCGCCCGGGCGGAGGCCGAACTCAGGGGCTACGTAACCGACGAGGCGGGCCGGTTCGACGCGGCGCGGACGGCCAGACGGGGGATTCCGGAGGCGATATTCGCGCCCGGGAAGACCCCCGAGCAGGTCGCACGCCTCGCGCTCGCGGCCGTCGAGACGACCGACCGGGCGCTGGTCACCCGCGTCACCGACGCGCAGGCCGGGGCCGTCGAGGCCGCCGTCTCCGACGAGTTTCCCGACGCCTCGTTCGACCGCCGGGGGGTGACCCTGCTGGCGGCGGCCCCGGGGTACGAACCGCCGGACCTCGACGCCACGGTGGGCATCGTCACCGCGGGGACCGTCGACGGGCCGGTGGCCGAGGAGGCGCAGGTCGTCTGCGAGGACGCCGGCGCCGCCGTCGACCGAATCGACGACGTCGGCGTCGCCGCGCTCGACCGCCTCCTCGATCAGGTCGACCGCCTCCGCGAGGCGGACGTGCTGATCGTCGCCGCCGGCCGGGAGGGGGCGTTGCCGACGGTCGTGGCGGGACTGGTCGACACGCCGGTCGTCGGCCTGCCGGTTTCGAGCGGCTACGGTCACGGCGGCGACGGCGAGGCGGCCCTGCTGGGGATGCTCCAGTCCTGTACCGTCCTCTCGGTCGTCAACGTCGACGCGGGGTTCGTCGCCGGCGCGCAGGCGGCGCTGATCGCCCGTGCGGTCGACGGCGCCGGGGAGTGA
- a CDS encoding DUF7563 family protein: MPECDHCGAHVSERFARVFADEYGEIHACISCSANAGIAEVARERARST; this comes from the coding sequence ATGCCCGAGTGTGACCACTGCGGCGCGCACGTCTCGGAGCGATTCGCACGCGTCTTCGCCGACGAGTACGGCGAGATTCACGCGTGTATTAGCTGTTCGGCGAACGCCGGAATCGCCGAAGTCGCGAGGGAGCGCGCCCGGAGCACCTGA
- a CDS encoding DUF1931 family protein — protein sequence MADLIVKAAVKEALDEKNVASDFYDALDEEVSELLDDAARRAEANDRKTVQPRDL from the coding sequence ATGGCAGACCTTATCGTCAAAGCCGCCGTGAAGGAAGCGCTCGATGAGAAGAACGTCGCCTCGGACTTCTACGACGCACTCGACGAGGAAGTCTCCGAGCTGCTCGACGACGCCGCCCGACGCGCGGAGGCCAACGACCGGAAGACGGTCCAGCCCCGCGACCTGTAA